The Chitinophaga sp. H8 region CTCGGCAATAAAAGTGATGTGCTGATTGTAAGGCGCCGGGAAAGCATCACCCATGTAGTCTGTGAGCCCGCAGGCAGAAGTCATAATCCCTACATTCGTGAGCAACTGGCGGTCAGGGTTGGTAGTTGTAGGAAACACTTCTGCAGCGTCCAGGTGATCGGACATGGATTGTGTTGCATCTGACACCAATAGGTGAGGATTACGTTCGAAATAACGGTTGGCGATTACTTCCTGGTAGCCCTGGTTAGAGTTGTTGCATCCAAACAAATGGCCCCATTGATCAAAGGTTTGACCAAACTGGCAGCGGCTGGATAACATTTCGAGTTGGGTATGATCAGGACGGAAACGAACGGACCTTCCACCAGCGTTCTGTGGCAGCCTTACCGCATTTGAATCAGCGGGGTAGTAAATTTCTGTTCCTTCATCCCCAAATTCTTCCATATAGTCCCTGGTTTTCACCACCCCTTCATGCGCTGCATAGATCCAGTTATCCAATCCATATACAGGACTGTTCAGATTATGCTGAGGGTTGGTAAGGCCAAAGCCGGTCAACAGCGTATCCACCTTATCTGCCTTGCCGTCGTTATCGGTATCTTCGAGGTAGATAATATTGGGAGAGTCTGTTACGAGGATTCCTTTTTTCCAGCGCAGTATTCCGGTAGGCAGCATAAGGTTATCCTTAAAAACGGTACGTTTATCCATAATACCATCGCCATTGGTATCTGTCAGCAAAACGATGTTGCCGGTACCGCTTTTATCAAGCGGGTATCCGTGCATTTCCACAACGTACATACGCCCATACTCATCGATCTCCATGTCTACCGGTGAGGAAATCAGTGGTTCTGCTGCAATCATTTCTATTTTAAAGCCCTCCGGTACCTGCATCGTAGCCAGTGCTTCCGATGCTTTTACACCTCCGGAGGAGGCATCAGGCTTTTGGTTGTGGCAACCAGCTGTTACCACAAAGGAGAGGCATAAGTATATTAAAGTTGGATGAAACCGGTGGAAGTGAAACATTTTGAAATTACATTTTATTTTGAAATCACGTTTTGGCATACTACTTTTTCCGTTTAGGTGTTACAGCAGGTGTCTTTGTTTTCATGTTCCCCTGTAAATATCCGACAACGGCTTCAGTCAGGTCTTTAGCAGCAGCATCGGTAAATGGAGAAACGGTTTCCACCTCATACCCGCCGTGTGGCCATTCTGCAGCAGTAGGCATGTAGCCAAACCAGCCGTTGGTATATCCGAAATAAAAAGTGTGGGAAAAGGGGGAGCGGTCGCGCACTTCATTAGATACCTCACAAAACAGCTCTATGGGTGCACTCCATATCGCTATATCCTGATTGATTTTCAGGAAGCGTACCGGAAGTTTTACCATATTAACACCTGCTTTTGTAGTGGAATACTTTGCCAGGTCGGCAGACCAATCCATTCCCGGCTTGCGGGGTGTTTCCACTGTCAGTGAGCCGGTTACCATTTTAAGTTCATCAATACCCGTTTTAATTCTTTTATTGGCTTCCAGTATTTTATCACCCAGCAGCACTTTAAACTGTGTCAGGTGTCCGGCTCTCCAATTCGGATAAGTACTATAAATGGGCGCCAGGTTGCCGGCTGCGCCATTAATATACATCACCGGTGCGCCAATTTTTTGCTCTACATATTCGGATACCACACCCGGCGCATCACCGCTGATGTCAAGGTTAGCCCCGCTCATAACGGTGCCGTGCATAGCATAATTCGCAATCAATACCAAAGGGCTGCCATCTGCCTTATCAAATCGCAGCAGTCCTATCCGGCGATCTACTGGTCCGTCCGGATTCATGCCAAGGGAGGCTTTGCCATTGACATCCAGGGCACGGCGATTGATATTGGCCTGTGAAAATCCCCAGCCAACACCCAGGCGTACCGGCTCCAGCTTTTTACGGGCTTCCAGGATACCATCTACTAATTTCTGTTCTACCATGGAAGTATATGCTGCATCTATTTCGTGTTTCATGCGTTCTCCCATATAGATTCCATACAAACCGGTAACCCCTACTTCGGGTGCAGAATGTGTATGTGTCACAGACCACCATACATTCAAAGGATTGATCCCATATTGTTTCTGTAATCTGGCAGCTACCTTATCATATTCTGAAGGAGAATAAAGACAGATATCAGAGGAAATGATAAAAAATTGCGTAGTACCATCATCTATTGCCACAATGCGGTGATAGATCTTATCGAGCACGCCCGTTGATTTTCGCTCCTGATAGCCCAGTAGATATTGCGGATCTGAAGGGGTAATATCCACCTTCACTACCGCAGCACGTAGTTGTGCATTGGTTGTCTGTACCACAAAAGAAGTGAAGAACAGCAAGAGCGAAAAAGGAAGCCAATAGCCTGCACGCTTCACAGAATGACAGTACTTGCGAAAGTTTTTGTTCAAATCAATTACTCTGATACGTTTCATATTGCTGGATTTATTTTAAGGAGGCCCATGCTCAATACTGTATTGCCTCCTGAAAAGCGGAGGCAATACAGTATATATGCACCGGGTCAATAATTCGGGTTCTGTACTAATTTTGTATTTTTATCCATTGCTGACTGCGGGATAGGGTACACGTAATTTTTTTCAGGATAGAATATTCTTTTACCTTCTGCAGCAGGGATCACCTTATATACGCCATTTTCGATGAGTATGGCATGTAATGTGCCGTTCAGATTTTTCTCTGCTATCTTCCACCGGATCAGATCAAACCAGCGTTTTTCTTCAAAGGCCAGTTCTATCCTGCGTTCACGACGGATAGCCTTACGCATTTCCTCCTGGGTCAGGTTTTTGGGTAGCCCTGACAACGCAGAACGATCCCGCACTTTGTCAACCGCATCATATACAGAAGCATCCGGGCCTACTGCTTCATTTTGCGCTTCTGCATAACTAAGCAGTACTTCTGCATATCTGAAAATAATAAAATTGGCGCTGTTTTGCTGATTATTTCCATTGATGGCATACTTTGGGTTCAGCCCTTTCAGCAAACAATATCCTGTGTTGGTAGATTCGTTGATATTGCTCAGGTCTGTTTCATTCTTACTGCCGGCACCGTGGCGGGTAACTATTTCGTATCCTAACCAGGTAGCACCATCATAAATAACTGACTGGTAAAACCGCTGCTCCCTGTTTACATAAGGATTTTGAGGATCATAGCCTGAAGCAGGATCGGTAATAGGAAGGCCATTGGACATTACGTAGTCATCCACCAGTTCCTGAGTAGGATTTACACCACCATATGCACGCTGTATGCCACCTACAATCCATGTTCCCTGTAAGCCTTCCCGGCCGCCACCGAGTGAAGTACCACCTAAATATTTCTTCGCGAATATCGTTTCTATATTATCATTGTTTTCCTCAAAAAACTGGGTATTGTAATCAGGAAATAAATCATATTTCTTGAGATCTATTACCTGTTTGTTGGTAGCAGCAGCCTTTGCCCATTTGGCTTTATCATTGGTGGGGTTTTTCAGGGCACTGGCTGCAAACAGTTCGCACCATCCTTTCAGGGTGAGGGCAGCTCCTTTTGTAGCTCTTCCAGCTTCTGCCTGAAGGGGAAGGTCTTCCGCACTGGCGGCACATTCGTCTGTAATGAATTTAAAGGTTTCCTCGTCGGTATTACGGGCCCTGAACATTTCATCCCCATCCTTCTGGCTCAGGATATCGGTGATAATAGGTACGCCACCATAATAGGTCCACAATACAGAGTAAAAGTATGCTCTCAGAAAACGGGCTTCTCCCAGCCTTTGTTTTTTCCAGGTTTCATCGAGTGCGGACTTGGTCACATTCTGGATAAATAAATTGGCCGCCCGTATATTGTTATACAATCCCCAATAACTTGGTGCATTGCTGGGGGTATATACGGAGGTGGCATAGAGCACCCTGCTTACTGTGCCACCCACTCCATTCATAGCATTATCTGAGAAATTCTCTGTTGGGTCATATGTAGTGAAAGGCCCTTGTAATCCGGTGTATACATTATTGAGAAACAGATCTGCATTGGTGGTATTTTCAAAAAGTGTATTGGCAGACACCTGGTCTTTAGGTGTTACTTCGAGAAAATTATTACAGGAAATCACACTCACTGTCAATAAAAGCAGTGACGCAACCTTTATATTGAATCGTTTAATTACGTTGTTCATCATGCTATATTTTAAAATTCTTAAAAGATGATATTAACCCCTACACTAACAACTTTTTGTTGTGGATAGAGATTGGAATACGGGGCAGTGCTTTCTGGATCAAAGTTTTTCAGTTTGGTCCAGGTAAAAATATTCTGACCTGACACATAAGCTCTTGCATGCTGACTGCCGATTTTCTTTGATATAGCAGGGGGAATGGTATAGGAAAGCGTAGCGCTTTTTACACGTACATAACTGCCATTTTTCATCCAGAAAGAAGATACCTGTGTATTGTTGGTGGTAGGACCGGAAGTGATCCGGGGATTCAGTGCATTTGGATTCTCAGGTGTCCAGTAATTCATGTTTTCCACCAGCGCAGACATACCATTGTGGAATGCCCAGGCGTTCTGCCGGTCCAGGTAAAGGCTTGTTTTGGCTGCCCCCTGGAATAATACATCCAGTGTGAACGATTTATAACGCACGGAAGGCGTGATGCCAAAAAGAATCTGAGGAACTACCGGATTTCCGATTTTTGTGAGATCATTGTCGTTGATCTTTCCATCCCCATTTATATCCTCGTACCGGATATCACCAGGTTGCACTTTGCCCCAGGGCTGTGTAGCTATTCCTTCTTTCAATTCTCCATCAGCTTTAAAATCGTCCAACTGGAAGAAGCCCAGCGCATGATAGCCAAACTGTGTTCCAAGGGGTTTGCCGGTTATTCTGCGGTTAGGATTATTGTAGGTGGTACTTGTTTCAAATACTTTCAGCAAGGTATTTTTTGCATAGGTAAAGTTCCCACTGAGCGATATCTGGAGATCTTTGGAAACCGTATAGGAAGATCCCAGGGAGAGGTCAATACCCTGATTTTTCATTACCCCTGCATTTACCTGGCTCAGTCCTATTCCATACTCTGCAGGTACGATCACGTCAGGGTTCATCAGCATGTTCGACCTTTTTTCATAAAAGTAGTCGGCTTCTATTGTTAACCATCCTCCCCACAAAGTAGCCTCAATACCAATGTCGCTTTTCTTCGCTCTTTCCCACGTGATATTAGGGTTGTTCTCATTCCGTTCTCTGGTGGCCTGTACAGCCTGTCCACCGATAACATAAGCCGGTCCATAAACCCCGAAGGTGCTCAGGAACTGAAAAGCAGATCCTGCAAGAGCGCCTACTTCACCATATGATCCCCTGATCTTCAGGTTATTAACCCAGGTGCTGTTCTTCATGAAATTTTCTTCAGACAAGCGCCAGCCAACAGAAAATGCCGGAAAGAAACCAAACCGGTGACCGGGAGCGAAGTAATAACTTCCATCATATCTTCCGCTGGCTTCGAATAAATATTTATTGGAATAGTCGTAGGTAACCCGATATACCAATCCCACCTGTCTGGCCTGCGTAGAGGTTCCGGAAGTAGTCATATCAGCAGCGCTGGAACTACCCATACCAATCTCGTCGATAGACAGGTTGTAATTTCTTCTGGAAGCACCAAGACTGAGCGATGAATTACTTTTCGCTTCAAACAATGCCAGGGCACTGATATTGCTTTTCCCAAATCCTTTTCCATAACTCAAAGATCCCTGATAGGTAAGCTGATGCGCCATAGAGGTGTTCTGGTCCAGCGAGGATTTTGTTTGCTCAAAAATTCCGTCTGTAATCACATAAGGGTGCTTGGTAGTATCCACAGTACCTTTGTGAATGGGTATTCTCCAGAGTTTGTTCATTACGATTGTAGGATCATATGCCACCGTAACCTTTGCTTTTAAGCCAGGGATAAAAGAGAGATCCTGATCGATGGACAATTGAGAATACAAGGCTGTAGTATTGATTTTATTATAGCCGCTGTTTAACAGGCTGGAGGTAATATAAGTACCTGGTACTCCATTGCTGAAATATAAAGGGCCATTGGAGGTATGTGTATAACCAATCAACTCAAAAAGACGCCCGGTAGTGATAGATGGGTAGTTGGCATTTTGTACCCGGCCATTTATGCCAAAGGTAATCCTTGTGGTATTGGTAACCTGTGCGCTTAAATTAAGGTTGAGGTTGTATTTTTTATTGTTGGTAGCCGGCCACATACCTTTCTGCAGCTGGTAACCAAAACTACCGTAATATTTTACTTTGTCGGTACCACCGGAAACTTCGATATTATGGTTTGTTAGAATAGCATTTTTCTGGATGATATCATTGTAGACATCAGGATTGGGATATGCATCCGGGTCAGAGCCATCTTTCAGTTTCTGGAGCGCGTAATCGGAGTAGGGCAGTGGCAGTCCGGCATTTTTTGCTGCTGCATTCTGCAATACACCATATTGGTAACCGTTTACATAATGGGGGAATACGGTGGGATTCTGAAAGCCTACATATCCATTATAAGTAACGGTGGGCGCACCTAGTTTTCCGCTTTTAGTAGTTACCAGGATTACACCGTTGGCGGCAGCCACCCCATAGGGAGCTACGGCAGCAGCATCCTTTAACACCGTGAATGATTCAATGGTGTTGGGGTCCAGTTGTTTGAAGTCTCTGGGGATACCATCCACAATCAGCAAAGGCTGGTTGGCTCCGGTAGAAGAAATACCTCTGATATAGATATCAGAGCCGTCATTACCCGGTTCTCCGTTATTTTGCCGGAGAATTACACCCGGCACGCGACCAGCCAGGCTGTTGCCCAGGTTAGTAACCGGTGTGGAAGCAACGTCTTTTCCCTTTAAGGAGGAAACGGCCGCTGTTACGGATGACTTCTTCTGTGTACCATAGGCTACGACTACTACATCGCTTAGTT contains the following coding sequences:
- a CDS encoding neutral/alkaline non-lysosomal ceramidase N-terminal domain-containing protein, encoding MKRIRVIDLNKNFRKYCHSVKRAGYWLPFSLLLFFTSFVVQTTNAQLRAAVVKVDITPSDPQYLLGYQERKSTGVLDKIYHRIVAIDDGTTQFFIISSDICLYSPSEYDKVAARLQKQYGINPLNVWWSVTHTHSAPEVGVTGLYGIYMGERMKHEIDAAYTSMVEQKLVDGILEARKKLEPVRLGVGWGFSQANINRRALDVNGKASLGMNPDGPVDRRIGLLRFDKADGSPLVLIANYAMHGTVMSGANLDISGDAPGVVSEYVEQKIGAPVMYINGAAGNLAPIYSTYPNWRAGHLTQFKVLLGDKILEANKRIKTGIDELKMVTGSLTVETPRKPGMDWSADLAKYSTTKAGVNMVKLPVRFLKINQDIAIWSAPIELFCEVSNEVRDRSPFSHTFYFGYTNGWFGYMPTAAEWPHGGYEVETVSPFTDAAAKDLTEAVVGYLQGNMKTKTPAVTPKRKK
- a CDS encoding RagB/SusD family nutrient uptake outer membrane protein encodes the protein MMNNVIKRFNIKVASLLLLTVSVISCNNFLEVTPKDQVSANTLFENTTNADLFLNNVYTGLQGPFTTYDPTENFSDNAMNGVGGTVSRVLYATSVYTPSNAPSYWGLYNNIRAANLFIQNVTKSALDETWKKQRLGEARFLRAYFYSVLWTYYGGVPIITDILSQKDGDEMFRARNTDEETFKFITDECAASAEDLPLQAEAGRATKGAALTLKGWCELFAASALKNPTNDKAKWAKAAATNKQVIDLKKYDLFPDYNTQFFEENNDNIETIFAKKYLGGTSLGGGREGLQGTWIVGGIQRAYGGVNPTQELVDDYVMSNGLPITDPASGYDPQNPYVNREQRFYQSVIYDGATWLGYEIVTRHGAGSKNETDLSNINESTNTGYCLLKGLNPKYAINGNNQQNSANFIIFRYAEVLLSYAEAQNEAVGPDASVYDAVDKVRDRSALSGLPKNLTQEEMRKAIRRERRIELAFEEKRWFDLIRWKIAEKNLNGTLHAILIENGVYKVIPAAEGKRIFYPEKNYVYPIPQSAMDKNTKLVQNPNY
- a CDS encoding TonB-dependent receptor gives rise to the protein MQLTAFIRRRFNASGSITKIMHVMQLTPIFLLGLCLNVAANGLAQTMTFSGTDVPLEKVFTAVKQQTGYFVSYKVNQIRGTKPVTINAKEVPLETFLQRILKDQALEFTIAVNTIFIKKKEAAHSPDINRLIPLPDPAMLNVRVRGTVSDEKGQPLVGVTVAVKGTSKGTTTDGAGRFQLSIDGEQEVELEFSIIGYQLKTVKTGSQTDLRVTMVELVSKLSDVVVVAYGTQKKSSVTAAVSSLKGKDVASTPVTNLGNSLAGRVPGVILRQNNGEPGNDGSDIYIRGISSTGANQPLLIVDGIPRDFKQLDPNTIESFTVLKDAAAVAPYGVAAANGVILVTTKSGKLGAPTVTYNGYVGFQNPTVFPHYVNGYQYGVLQNAAAKNAGLPLPYSDYALQKLKDGSDPDAYPNPDVYNDIIQKNAILTNHNIEVSGGTDKVKYYGSFGYQLQKGMWPATNNKKYNLNLNLSAQVTNTTRITFGINGRVQNANYPSITTGRLFELIGYTHTSNGPLYFSNGVPGTYITSSLLNSGYNKINTTALYSQLSIDQDLSFIPGLKAKVTVAYDPTIVMNKLWRIPIHKGTVDTTKHPYVITDGIFEQTKSSLDQNTSMAHQLTYQGSLSYGKGFGKSNISALALFEAKSNSSLSLGASRRNYNLSIDEIGMGSSSAADMTTSGTSTQARQVGLVYRVTYDYSNKYLFEASGRYDGSYYFAPGHRFGFFPAFSVGWRLSEENFMKNSTWVNNLKIRGSYGEVGALAGSAFQFLSTFGVYGPAYVIGGQAVQATRERNENNPNITWERAKKSDIGIEATLWGGWLTIEADYFYEKRSNMLMNPDVIVPAEYGIGLSQVNAGVMKNQGIDLSLGSSYTVSKDLQISLSGNFTYAKNTLLKVFETSTTYNNPNRRITGKPLGTQFGYHALGFFQLDDFKADGELKEGIATQPWGKVQPGDIRYEDINGDGKINDNDLTKIGNPVVPQILFGITPSVRYKSFTLDVLFQGAAKTSLYLDRQNAWAFHNGMSALVENMNYWTPENPNALNPRITSGPTTNNTQVSSFWMKNGSYVRVKSATLSYTIPPAISKKIGSQHARAYVSGQNIFTWTKLKNFDPESTAPYSNLYPQQKVVSVGVNIIF